In Bacteroides coprosuis DSM 18011, the following are encoded in one genomic region:
- a CDS encoding phosphate acetyltransferase (COGs: COG0280 Phosphotransacetylase~InterPro IPR002505:IPR004614~KEGG: bfs:BF0423 putative phosphate acetyltransferase~PFAM: Phosphate acetyl/butaryl transferase~PRIAM: Phosphate acetyltransferase~SPTR: Phosphate acetyltransferase;~TIGRFAM: Phosphate acetyltransferase~IMG reference gene:2504106239~PFAM: Phosphate acetyl/butaryl transferase~TIGRFAM: phosphate acetyltransferase): MSLINEIVKRAQAKRQRIVLPEGTEERTLKAANQVITDGIADLILLGDSDEIHALSKKWGLGNIDKATIIDPKNSPKKEEYAQLLCELRKKKGMTIEEAREKVLDPLYYGCLMIKNGDADGQLAGARNTTGNVLRPALQIIKTAPGISTVSGAMLLLTKAPDYGKNGLLLMSDVAVTPDPTAEQLAEIAITTAETAKVVGCIDEPKVALLSFSTKGSAKSEAVDKVVEAVKLAKAKAPHIQLDGELQADAALVPSIGESKAPGSIIAGHANVLIAPNLEVGNISYKLVQRLGNAEAVGPILQGIASPVNDLSRGCSISDIYTMVAITANQAIAANNKK; the protein is encoded by the coding sequence ATGAGTTTAATTAATGAGATCGTAAAGCGTGCACAAGCAAAGCGTCAACGTATCGTCCTACCAGAAGGTACAGAAGAACGTACGCTTAAAGCTGCTAATCAGGTTATAACTGATGGTATTGCTGATCTAATTCTTCTAGGTGATTCTGATGAGATTCACGCATTGTCAAAAAAATGGGGTTTAGGTAATATTGATAAAGCAACTATTATTGATCCCAAAAACTCTCCTAAGAAAGAAGAGTACGCTCAGTTACTTTGTGAGTTGCGTAAGAAAAAAGGTATGACTATAGAAGAGGCTCGTGAAAAAGTGCTTGATCCTCTTTATTATGGTTGCTTAATGATAAAGAATGGTGATGCTGATGGACAGTTGGCTGGTGCTCGAAACACAACTGGTAATGTACTTCGCCCTGCACTACAAATTATAAAGACTGCTCCTGGTATAAGTACTGTTTCTGGCGCGATGTTACTTCTAACTAAAGCTCCAGATTATGGTAAAAATGGTCTATTGTTGATGAGTGATGTTGCCGTAACTCCAGATCCAACAGCAGAACAATTAGCAGAAATTGCTATAACTACAGCAGAAACAGCTAAAGTAGTAGGTTGTATAGATGAGCCTAAAGTTGCTTTATTAAGCTTTTCTACTAAAGGTTCAGCAAAAAGTGAAGCTGTAGATAAAGTGGTTGAAGCAGTAAAACTAGCTAAAGCGAAAGCACCCCATATTCAACTAGACGGCGAGTTGCAAGCTGATGCGGCTTTAGTTCCATCAATTGGAGAAAGTAAAGCTCCAGGGTCTATAATAGCTGGTCATGCGAATGTTTTAATAGCTCCAAATCTTGAAGTAGGAAATATATCATATAAGTTGGTACAACGTTTAGGGAATGCTGAAGCAGTTGGTCCTATTTTACAAGGTATTGCTTCACCAGTTAATGATCTTTCAAGAGGTTGTTCTATTAGCGATATTTATACGATGGTAGCTATTACTGCAAATCAAGCTATTGCAGCTAATAATAAAAAATAA
- a CDS encoding Acetate kinase (COGs: COG0282 Acetate kinase~HAMAP: Acetate kinase~InterPro IPR004372:IPR000890~KEGG: bvu:BVU_0524 acetate kinase~PFAM: Acetate/butyrate kinase~PRIAM: Acetate kinase~SPTR: Acetate kinase;~TIGRFAM: Acetate kinase~IMG reference gene:2504106240~PFAM: Acetokinase family~TIGRFAM: acetate kinase), with product MKILVLNCGSSSIKYKLFDMSNASVAAQGGIEKIGLPGSFLKFTLPSGEKVVLEKAIPEHTIGIEFILETLVGKEYGCISSLDEIKAVGHRIVHGGEKFNQSVIINDEVIRQVEQCSDLAPLHNPANLKGVATISKLLPKISQVGVFDTAFHQSMPRHAFMYALPYEYYKKYSVRRYGFHGTSHRYVSMRAIETLGLDPKNNKIITCHIGNGGSITAVLNGKSVDTSMGLTPVEGLMMGTRSGDIDAGALTFLMDKENLDSAGVSSLVNKKSGILGISGVSSDMREIDAAADSGNDRAILGKEMYFYRIKKYIGAYAAALGGVDAIIFTGGVGENSPECRAIACDGLQFIGVELDAEKNKVRGDEKIISSDNSRVKVAVIPTDEEYMIAFDTKTLLNL from the coding sequence ATGAAGATTTTAGTGTTGAACTGTGGAAGTTCATCGATTAAGTACAAACTGTTTGATATGAGCAATGCTTCAGTAGCAGCTCAAGGGGGAATTGAAAAAATAGGACTTCCTGGTTCTTTTTTGAAGTTTACATTACCATCAGGAGAAAAAGTAGTATTAGAGAAAGCGATACCAGAACATACCATTGGTATTGAGTTTATTCTTGAAACATTAGTAGGCAAGGAGTATGGCTGTATTTCATCTTTAGATGAAATCAAAGCTGTGGGACATCGTATAGTACATGGAGGTGAAAAATTCAACCAATCTGTCATTATCAATGATGAAGTAATTCGTCAAGTTGAGCAATGTTCAGATTTAGCTCCTTTGCACAACCCAGCCAATCTGAAAGGTGTAGCTACAATTAGTAAATTATTACCAAAAATTTCACAAGTAGGAGTTTTTGATACTGCATTTCATCAATCTATGCCAAGACATGCATTTATGTATGCTCTACCTTATGAATATTATAAGAAATATAGTGTGCGTCGTTATGGTTTCCATGGTACAAGCCATCGTTATGTAAGTATGCGTGCGATTGAAACTTTAGGATTAGATCCTAAAAATAATAAAATCATAACTTGCCATATTGGTAACGGAGGCTCTATAACTGCTGTATTAAATGGAAAATCTGTTGATACATCAATGGGACTAACTCCTGTTGAAGGTTTGATGATGGGTACACGTTCTGGAGATATCGATGCTGGTGCATTAACATTCTTAATGGATAAAGAAAATCTTGATTCAGCTGGTGTTTCTTCACTTGTTAATAAGAAAAGTGGTATCTTAGGTATATCAGGGGTGTCTTCTGATATGCGTGAGATTGATGCTGCTGCTGATAGTGGCAACGATCGTGCTATTCTTGGTAAAGAAATGTATTTCTATAGAATTAAGAAATATATTGGAGCTTATGCTGCAGCTTTAGGTGGTGTAGACGCTATTATCTTTACTGGTGGAGTAGGTGAAAATTCTCCAGAATGTAGAGCAATTGCTTGTGATGGTTTACAATTCATAGGTGTTGAACTAGATGCAGAGAAGAATAAAGTAAGAGGTGATGAAAAGATTATCAGCTCAGATAATTCTAGAGTTAAAGTAGCTGTTATTCCTACAGATGAGGAATATATGATTGCTTTTGATACTAAGACTCTTTTAAACCTATAA
- a CDS encoding major intrinsic protein (COGs: COG0580 Glycerol uptake facilitator and related permease (Major Intrinsic Protein Family)~InterPro IPR000425~KEGG: jde:Jden_0486 major intrinsic protein~PFAM: Major intrinsic protein~SPTR: Putative glycerol uptake facilitator;~IMG reference gene:2504106242~PFAM: Major intrinsic protein~TIGRFAM: MIP family channel proteins) — protein MDSRFILEFFGTAMLILLGDGVVANNLLKGTKGQNAGWIVVTFAWGLAVFVGAYVAGDSGGHLNPVVTLGLYMAGLFDGTISTVIGYTIAQLLGGFLGACLVYLVYKPHFDKEESADKKLWVFCTAPEIRSPFYNCVAEAIGTYVLIMGIYLAGGAKIAGPFPVAMVIVVIGMSLGGPTGYAINPARDLPPRIAHALLPIKGKRDSDWGYAWVPIVGPIIGTLLAVGTYMLFTNYAII, from the coding sequence ATGGACTCAAGATTTATTCTCGAATTTTTCGGGACAGCAATGCTTATACTCCTAGGTGACGGGGTAGTAGCAAACAATTTATTAAAAGGAACAAAAGGTCAGAATGCTGGCTGGATAGTAGTAACATTTGCATGGGGGCTAGCAGTATTTGTAGGCGCTTATGTTGCAGGTGACTCGGGTGGACACTTAAACCCCGTTGTTACTCTCGGCTTATATATGGCTGGCTTATTTGATGGAACTATTAGCACTGTTATTGGATATACTATAGCACAACTTCTTGGTGGTTTTTTAGGAGCATGCTTAGTTTATTTAGTCTACAAACCTCATTTTGACAAAGAAGAAAGTGCAGATAAAAAACTTTGGGTGTTCTGTACAGCTCCAGAGATAAGAAGCCCCTTCTATAACTGTGTAGCGGAAGCCATTGGTACTTACGTACTTATTATGGGTATATACCTTGCAGGAGGAGCTAAAATAGCTGGCCCTTTCCCTGTAGCTATGGTAATCGTTGTCATTGGTATGTCATTAGGTGGTCCTACTGGATATGCGATCAACCCTGCTCGTGACCTTCCTCCTCGTATCGCTCACGCATTACTACCTATTAAAGGCAAAAGAGATAGTGACTGGGGTTATGCATGGGTACCAATTGTTGGTCCTATCATAGGTACATTACTTGCCGTAGGTACTTACATGCTTTTTACTAATTATGCAATTATTTAA
- a CDS encoding hypothetical protein (KEGG: zpr:ZPR_0769 hypothetical protein~SPTR: Putative uncharacterized protein;~IMG reference gene:2504106241): MKTKYCFLTLLLALFCIPGFSQELTDAPIDFSLQVKNMHLLRGQQVTNAALADVDIHVFDKNKMFKAGLWGAASFNGVYREFDYYVSFEKAGFSIALWDIYNFSTNETGWNHDKVFNYSARETGHFLDLAVAYQFQGKFPLKISWATVLFGRDRGGFDLNTKNRYSTYVSLDCPVLRHHVVNLDFGIAGAFALDKYSGTKANFYGDTAGIVNVNMTASKVLNIGKFKLPVSAMAMWNPMQNIANIQVAFDLF, encoded by the coding sequence ATGAAAACTAAATATTGTTTTTTAACACTCCTTTTAGCTCTGTTCTGTATCCCTGGATTTTCTCAAGAGCTTACAGATGCGCCAATCGACTTCTCTCTACAAGTTAAAAACATGCACTTATTGAGAGGGCAACAAGTAACTAATGCAGCTTTAGCAGATGTTGATATTCATGTATTTGATAAAAACAAAATGTTTAAAGCAGGTTTATGGGGTGCAGCTAGTTTCAACGGAGTATATAGAGAATTTGATTATTACGTAAGCTTTGAAAAAGCTGGATTCAGCATAGCTTTATGGGATATTTATAATTTCTCTACTAATGAAACAGGTTGGAATCACGATAAAGTATTTAATTATAGTGCAAGAGAAACAGGACACTTTCTAGACTTAGCAGTAGCTTATCAATTTCAAGGAAAATTTCCTTTAAAAATAAGTTGGGCAACTGTTTTATTTGGTCGTGATAGAGGAGGTTTTGATCTAAATACAAAAAATAGATATTCTACTTATGTTTCTCTAGACTGCCCTGTACTTCGTCACCATGTTGTTAACTTAGACTTTGGTATTGCAGGAGCGTTTGCTCTAGACAAATACTCAGGAACAAAAGCTAACTTCTATGGAGATACAGCAGGTATCGTAAATGTAAATATGACTGCGTCAAAAGTGTTGAATATTGGTAAGTTTAAACTTCCAGTATCTGCAATGGCTATGTGGAATCCTATGCAAAACATCGCTAATATTCAAGTAGCATTTGACCTATTCTAG